One region of Agrobacterium tumefaciens genomic DNA includes:
- a CDS encoding metal-dependent hydrolase, whose amino-acid sequence MKITWLGHSAFRLENGSAKILIDPFFTGNPGFAGQDAKSAAEGITHILLTHGHGDHVGDTVQLARETGATVLANADLAAWLSTKGVAKVDMGNTGGTVHFDGFSVTFTNALHSSAQITEDGVSHSLGNANGLMLHFEDGPAVYHMGDTDIFSDMKLINELHQPDIGLVPIGDRFTMGGAVAALACQRFFKFANVIPCHYGSFPIVDQTPEKFVAGMEGSDARVHTPKPGEILSF is encoded by the coding sequence ATGAAAATCACCTGGCTCGGCCATTCCGCCTTCCGCCTTGAAAACGGCAGCGCGAAGATCCTTATCGATCCGTTTTTCACCGGCAATCCCGGTTTTGCCGGACAGGATGCGAAAAGCGCGGCTGAAGGCATCACCCATATTCTCCTGACCCACGGCCACGGCGATCATGTGGGGGATACCGTCCAGCTTGCTCGCGAAACGGGCGCGACTGTGCTTGCCAATGCCGATCTCGCCGCCTGGCTTTCCACCAAGGGCGTGGCGAAGGTCGATATGGGTAATACCGGCGGCACGGTACATTTCGACGGTTTTTCCGTAACCTTTACCAATGCGCTGCATTCGTCCGCCCAGATCACTGAGGATGGCGTTTCCCATTCACTCGGCAACGCCAATGGACTGATGCTGCATTTCGAAGACGGTCCGGCCGTCTATCATATGGGCGATACGGATATTTTCTCCGACATGAAGCTCATCAACGAATTGCACCAGCCGGATATCGGTCTCGTGCCAATCGGCGACCGCTTCACCATGGGTGGTGCGGTGGCTGCACTCGCCTGCCAGCGCTTTTTCAAATTCGCCAACGTCATTCCCTGCCACTATGGTTCCTTCCCCATCGTTGACCAGACGCCGGAGAAGTTCGTGGCCGGCATGGAAGGCTCGGATGCGCGCGTCCACACGCCGAAGCCGGGCGAAATACTGTCCTTCTGA
- the gatC gene encoding Asp-tRNA(Asn)/Glu-tRNA(Gln) amidotransferase subunit GatC, whose amino-acid sequence MSVDLATVKRVARLARIAVTEDEAQNMLGQLNGILGFVEQLSEVNVDGVEPMTSVTPVDMKKRADVVTDGNKAEDIVANAPATDRDFFMVPKVVE is encoded by the coding sequence ATGTCCGTCGATCTCGCCACCGTAAAGCGCGTTGCGCGCCTTGCCCGTATCGCTGTTACTGAAGACGAAGCACAAAATATGCTCGGCCAGTTGAACGGCATACTCGGTTTCGTGGAGCAGCTTTCGGAAGTGAATGTTGACGGCGTCGAGCCGATGACCTCCGTTACCCCCGTGGATATGAAAAAGCGTGCCGACGTCGTGACCGACGGCAACAAGGCGGAAGACATCGTCGCCAATGCGCCTGCGACCGACCGGGACTTCTTCATGGTTCCGAAAGTGGTCGAGTAA
- a CDS encoding YjhX family toxin, with product MDISRAEQRILHLLAQGGSIELVRDDHHKIEKLALYTRDGWIFSGLDLLTFRKLKRKRAIASSGGKPYRITTRGLALVRGELDNR from the coding sequence ATGGACATTTCCCGCGCCGAACAGCGCATTCTTCACCTGCTCGCCCAGGGCGGCAGCATCGAACTCGTTCGAGACGACCATCACAAAATCGAAAAACTCGCGCTCTATACGCGCGACGGCTGGATTTTCAGCGGCCTCGATCTCCTCACCTTCCGCAAACTGAAACGGAAGAGAGCCATCGCCTCGTCAGGCGGCAAGCCCTACCGCATCACCACGCGCGGGCTGGCGCTCGTAAGGGGTGAGTTGGACAACCGATAA
- a CDS encoding DUF1294 domain-containing protein, which produces MTKIALCFMTYMAFNLFVFLVYWWDKEAARNGGWRIRESTLLLLAFIGGSMGAVSAQQLLRHKTRKEPFRSILISIVILQVGLVASLAIMPDWPIRLVTGLQTLSQNPGP; this is translated from the coding sequence ATGACCAAGATCGCTCTCTGCTTCATGACCTATATGGCCTTCAATCTTTTCGTCTTTCTTGTCTATTGGTGGGACAAGGAGGCGGCAAGAAACGGTGGCTGGCGCATTCGGGAAAGTACTCTGTTATTGCTTGCTTTTATTGGCGGCAGCATGGGTGCAGTCTCGGCTCAACAACTGCTGCGCCACAAAACCCGCAAGGAACCCTTCCGCAGCATCCTGATATCCATCGTAATTTTACAGGTGGGCCTTGTCGCGTCCCTCGCCATCATGCCGGACTGGCCGATACGGCTTGTAACCGGCCTGCAGACGCTCTCTCAGAATCCCGGCCCATAA
- a CDS encoding aspartate carbamoyltransferase catalytic subunit translates to MVYFPHRHLLGIKGLSHQDITLLLDKADEAVKISRQREKKTSTLRGLTQINLFFEASTRTQSSFELAGKRLGADVMNMSVSNSSVKKGETLIDTAMTLNAMRPDVLIVRHSSAGAAALLAQKVACSVVNAGDGQHEHPTQALLDALTIRRAKGDLSGITVAICGDVLHSRVARSNIILLNQMGARVRVVAPATLLPSGIRDMSVEVFHDMKEGLKNADVVMMLRLQRERMSGSFVPSVREYFHYYGLDAEKLKAAKEDALVMHPGPMNRGVEISSEVADGPQSVIESQVEMGVAVRMAVMETLLVSQNQGERV, encoded by the coding sequence ATGGTCTATTTTCCCCACCGCCATCTCCTCGGCATAAAGGGGCTTTCCCATCAGGATATAACCCTGCTTCTCGACAAGGCCGACGAAGCGGTGAAAATCAGCCGTCAGCGCGAGAAAAAAACCTCGACGCTTCGGGGCCTCACGCAGATCAACCTGTTCTTCGAAGCTTCGACCCGGACACAATCCTCCTTCGAACTTGCCGGAAAACGGCTTGGCGCCGATGTGATGAACATGTCGGTCAGCAATTCCTCGGTGAAGAAGGGCGAAACGCTGATCGACACGGCGATGACGCTGAACGCCATGCGCCCCGATGTGCTGATCGTGCGTCACTCCTCGGCCGGTGCCGCAGCCCTTCTCGCGCAGAAGGTTGCCTGCTCCGTGGTCAATGCCGGCGACGGCCAGCATGAACACCCGACGCAGGCCCTTCTCGACGCGCTGACCATTCGCCGCGCCAAGGGTGATCTTTCGGGAATAACGGTGGCGATCTGCGGCGACGTACTGCATTCGCGCGTTGCCCGCTCCAACATCATCCTGCTCAACCAGATGGGGGCGCGTGTGCGCGTCGTGGCTCCCGCGACGCTTCTTCCCTCCGGAATTCGCGACATGAGTGTCGAGGTCTTCCATGACATGAAGGAAGGCCTGAAGAACGCCGATGTGGTGATGATGCTGCGCCTGCAGCGCGAGCGCATGTCCGGCTCCTTCGTGCCTTCGGTGCGCGAATATTTCCACTATTACGGTCTCGATGCCGAAAAGTTGAAGGCAGCGAAAGAAGATGCGCTGGTCATGCATCCCGGCCCGATGAACCGTGGCGTGGAAATCTCATCCGAAGTGGCTGATGGTCCGCAGAGCGTCATCGAAAGCCAGGTGGAAATGGGGGTTGCCGTGCGCATGGCTGTCATGGAAACCCTGCTTGTCTCGCAAAATCAGGGTGAGCGCGTATGA
- a CDS encoding alkylphosphonate utilization protein yields MAADNDDYVYDEATGEWRPASELAAEASRANEVRDAAGNVLADGDQVTLIKDLKVKGTNTVIKQGTVIKSIRLTGNPEEIDCRHETVKGLVLRTEFVRKR; encoded by the coding sequence ATGGCCGCAGATAATGACGATTACGTGTATGACGAGGCGACCGGCGAATGGCGGCCTGCGTCCGAGCTGGCCGCAGAAGCTTCGCGCGCGAACGAAGTGCGCGATGCGGCAGGCAACGTGCTTGCGGATGGTGACCAGGTAACGCTGATCAAGGATCTGAAGGTCAAAGGCACCAATACGGTCATCAAGCAGGGCACTGTCATCAAATCGATCCGCCTGACCGGAAATCCGGAAGAAATCGATTGCAGGCACGAGACGGTTAAGGGTCTGGTGCTGCGCACCGAATTCGTCCGCAAAAGATAA
- a CDS encoding DUF6105 family protein, whose translation MKWFLILWAGPVALLGSWYWLSYYDLSFGFFMLTRQTHDLVFQIYGNILGLPPESLPPLVARAIAVDSLIVFAILAFRKRKQIANWWQGRQPVARASAESLSSAP comes from the coding sequence ATGAAGTGGTTTTTGATCCTCTGGGCCGGTCCCGTCGCATTGCTCGGCAGCTGGTACTGGCTATCCTATTACGACTTGAGCTTCGGCTTCTTCATGCTGACGCGCCAGACGCATGATCTGGTATTCCAGATTTACGGCAATATCCTCGGCCTGCCGCCGGAAAGCCTGCCGCCGCTGGTCGCGCGCGCCATAGCGGTCGACAGCCTAATCGTTTTTGCAATCCTTGCTTTCCGCAAGCGAAAACAAATTGCCAATTGGTGGCAGGGACGTCAGCCCGTTGCGCGGGCGAGTGCCGAAAGCCTGTCCAGCGCGCCCTGA
- a CDS encoding GNAT family N-acetyltransferase, with protein MIVIRNAQEQEAEVLAAIGLRAWRQATTALGITATLYDNAASAFSNFTRSSWLAIRVAEFGGAVAGWAAREHFNEAISDFWIDPDFQRRGIGSLLLADIERQILQRDFETIRLETHAQNEPAVAFFRHHGYSVHWLSVSYAPKLDRDVQSVGLQKQLVEVESGLYGPGF; from the coding sequence TTGATCGTCATTCGCAATGCGCAGGAGCAGGAAGCGGAGGTTCTGGCAGCCATCGGCCTCAGGGCATGGCGGCAGGCCACAACGGCGCTCGGCATTACCGCGACGCTTTACGATAACGCAGCCAGTGCCTTTTCCAATTTCACCCGCTCGTCCTGGCTTGCCATCCGCGTGGCCGAGTTCGGGGGCGCGGTTGCCGGATGGGCGGCACGGGAACATTTCAACGAGGCGATTTCCGATTTCTGGATCGATCCGGATTTTCAGCGCAGGGGTATAGGCAGCCTCCTGCTTGCGGATATCGAACGGCAGATATTGCAACGTGATTTCGAAACCATCCGGCTTGAAACTCATGCGCAGAACGAACCGGCGGTCGCCTTTTTCCGTCATCACGGTTACAGCGTCCACTGGCTCTCCGTCTCCTATGCGCCGAAGCTTGATCGCGACGTGCAATCCGTCGGCCTGCAAAAGCAGCTGGTCGAGGTCGAGAGCGGCCTTTATGGGCCGGGATTCTGA
- a CDS encoding GNAT family N-acetyltransferase, translated as MLTFRSARPEDEEALYAISLATGDAGQDATPLYRDGRMVGHIYSVPYLHLWPDAVFVAEDEEGVCGYIAGALDTALHNERLEHEWWPHLRALYPDPVGDQQTWDADQRRAHFIHHPRHTPTWLTDPFPAHIHLNLLPRTQGKGGGTRLLSRWLDMARQNNVYGIHLGASERNQAGIRFWETRGFKRLETHDTPGTVWFGMALE; from the coding sequence ATGCTGACCTTCCGCTCCGCCCGTCCTGAAGATGAAGAGGCGCTCTACGCCATCAGTCTTGCCACCGGCGATGCCGGGCAGGATGCCACCCCGCTTTATCGCGATGGCCGCATGGTGGGGCATATCTATTCCGTGCCTTATCTGCATCTGTGGCCCGATGCCGTTTTTGTGGCGGAAGACGAAGAGGGTGTCTGCGGTTACATCGCCGGCGCGCTCGATACCGCCTTGCATAATGAGCGGCTGGAGCATGAGTGGTGGCCGCATCTGCGCGCCCTTTATCCCGACCCCGTTGGCGACCAGCAAACATGGGACGCCGATCAGCGCCGTGCACATTTCATCCACCACCCGCGCCACACGCCAACCTGGCTGACCGATCCGTTTCCGGCCCATATCCACCTGAACCTTCTGCCACGCACGCAGGGCAAGGGCGGCGGCACGCGGCTTTTGTCGCGCTGGCTCGATATGGCGAGACAAAACAACGTCTACGGCATCCACCTCGGCGCCAGCGAGCGCAACCAGGCGGGTATTCGCTTTTGGGAAACCCGCGGCTTCAAACGTCTCGAAACCCACGACACACCAGGCACCGTGTGGTTTGGAATGGCGCTGGAGTGA
- a CDS encoding acyl-CoA dehydrogenase family protein codes for MTGMNRTEESLAELNQPSLWSGINAYRSDPLIVDLTSGLSRNLRDEFDQLGRYVTSHEAQELARMANQGVPQLHTHGPRGERLDQVEFHPAWHALMRRSMSSGLHSSVWENAAETRGNEHKARATKFYLTSQLEAGHLCPLTMTSASVAAIMTSSRVQKEWVPKILSRKYDSSQKPALQKTAVTVGMGMTEKQGGTDVRANRSTAERVGEGIYRLSGHKWFLSAPMSDGFVMLAQMGDGMGCFLVPRYLEDGSANGLHFQRLKDKLGNRSNASAEVEFTDAFGYLLGEPGSGVRTILDMVTLTRLDCALASSGMMRASLAEAVHFARGRSVFGKTLVSQPIMTRVLADMALDVAAATALSFRLASAFDAARNNAAEAAYARVMTPIVKYWCCKIAPALIYEAMECLGGNGYVEERPIARHYREAPVNAIWEGSGNVMALDVLRVLQRGKDLFDLVFQTLERDLGPAGKKTTDVLRAAIALAERDEGAARLLVEQFALAAAAAELCRLGAGKIADAFLETRLAGGWRHTYGMLDSRFDPNYIIDLLYPPAS; via the coding sequence ATGACAGGCATGAACCGGACAGAAGAATCGCTCGCCGAACTAAACCAGCCTAGCCTATGGTCCGGTATCAATGCCTATCGTTCCGATCCGCTGATCGTCGACCTCACATCCGGCCTGTCACGCAATCTGAGGGACGAGTTCGACCAGCTCGGCCGTTACGTCACCTCGCACGAGGCGCAGGAACTGGCGCGCATGGCCAATCAGGGCGTGCCGCAGCTGCACACGCATGGCCCGCGCGGGGAACGTCTCGATCAGGTTGAGTTCCATCCCGCATGGCACGCGCTGATGCGCCGTTCCATGTCATCGGGTCTTCATTCCAGCGTCTGGGAAAATGCAGCCGAAACGCGCGGCAATGAACACAAGGCGCGCGCCACCAAATTTTATCTGACCTCGCAGCTCGAGGCCGGGCATCTCTGCCCGTTGACCATGACCAGCGCCTCTGTCGCCGCCATCATGACCTCGTCGCGTGTGCAGAAGGAATGGGTGCCGAAGATACTGTCACGGAAATATGATTCCTCGCAGAAACCGGCCTTGCAGAAAACCGCCGTCACCGTCGGCATGGGCATGACGGAAAAGCAGGGCGGCACGGATGTGCGCGCCAACCGCAGCACGGCGGAGCGGGTGGGCGAGGGCATCTATCGCCTGTCCGGCCACAAATGGTTCCTGTCCGCGCCGATGAGCGACGGTTTCGTCATGCTGGCGCAGATGGGCGACGGCATGGGCTGTTTCCTGGTGCCGCGTTATCTGGAAGACGGTTCCGCGAACGGCCTGCATTTCCAGCGCCTGAAGGACAAGCTCGGCAACCGCTCCAACGCCTCCGCCGAAGTCGAGTTCACCGATGCTTTCGGTTATCTTCTGGGTGAACCGGGCAGCGGTGTGCGCACCATTCTCGACATGGTGACGCTGACGCGGCTCGACTGCGCGCTGGCATCATCAGGCATGATGCGCGCTTCGCTCGCCGAAGCCGTGCATTTCGCACGCGGCCGTTCCGTCTTCGGCAAGACGCTGGTCAGCCAGCCGATCATGACGCGCGTTCTCGCCGATATGGCGCTGGATGTCGCAGCCGCGACGGCACTCTCCTTCCGGCTGGCATCGGCATTCGATGCCGCCCGCAACAATGCCGCCGAGGCGGCCTATGCGCGGGTGATGACGCCGATTGTGAAATACTGGTGCTGCAAGATCGCGCCGGCGTTGATCTACGAGGCGATGGAGTGCCTTGGCGGCAACGGATATGTGGAAGAACGGCCGATTGCCCGCCACTACCGCGAAGCGCCGGTCAATGCCATCTGGGAAGGCTCCGGCAACGTCATGGCGCTGGATGTGCTGCGTGTTCTTCAGCGCGGCAAGGATCTGTTCGATCTCGTTTTCCAGACGCTGGAGCGCGACCTCGGACCCGCCGGAAAAAAGACCACGGATGTGCTGCGCGCCGCAATCGCGCTTGCCGAACGCGATGAGGGTGCTGCCCGCCTGCTGGTGGAGCAATTCGCACTTGCTGCCGCTGCCGCAGAGCTTTGCCGGCTCGGCGCCGGCAAGATCGCAGACGCCTTCCTCGAAACCCGTCTGGCGGGTGGTTGGCGACATACTTACGGCATGCTCGATTCTCGCTTTGATCCGAATTATATAATCGATTTATTGTATCCGCCCGCGTCCTGA
- the gatA gene encoding Asp-tRNA(Asn)/Glu-tRNA(Gln) amidotransferase subunit GatA: MTDLTSLTIAEAREKLKAKEFSALELTDAYIAAIDAANGALNAYVALTPEKARDMAKASDGRIAAGAAGELEGVPLGVKDLFATRDVHTQACSHVLDGFKPKYESTVTQNLWDQGAVMLGKLNMDEFAMGSSNESSWYGPAINPWRANGSEQKLVPGGSSGGSAAAVAAHLCAGATATDTGGSIRQPAAFTGTVGIKPTYGRCSRYGIVAYASSLDQAGPIARDVRDAAILLKTMASVDAKDTTSVDLPVPDYEKAIGQSLKGLKIGIPREYRVDGMPEEIEKLWAKGVEWLRDAGAEVVDISLPHTKYALPAYYIVAPAEASSNLARYDGVRYGLRVDGKDIADMYEKSRAAGFGKEVQRRIMVGTYVLSAGYYDAYYLKAQKVRTLIKRDFENVFHEGVDAILAPITPSSAFAVGDEELASDPVKMYLQDVFTITVNMAGLPGLSVPAGLDGKGLPLGLQLIGKPFEEETLFKTAHAIEQAAGKFTPAKWW, encoded by the coding sequence ATGACCGACCTGACGAGCCTGACCATTGCCGAAGCCCGCGAAAAGCTCAAGGCGAAAGAGTTTTCCGCCCTCGAGCTGACCGACGCCTATATTGCCGCCATCGACGCCGCCAACGGCGCGCTGAACGCCTATGTTGCCTTGACGCCTGAAAAAGCGCGCGACATGGCGAAAGCCTCCGATGGCCGCATCGCCGCAGGCGCGGCGGGCGAGCTGGAAGGCGTTCCGCTTGGCGTGAAAGACCTTTTCGCCACCCGTGACGTGCACACGCAGGCGTGTTCGCATGTTCTCGATGGCTTCAAGCCGAAATACGAATCGACCGTCACCCAGAACCTTTGGGACCAGGGCGCCGTCATGCTCGGCAAGCTCAACATGGACGAGTTCGCCATGGGCTCGTCCAACGAAAGCTCCTGGTACGGTCCGGCCATCAACCCCTGGCGCGCCAATGGCTCAGAGCAGAAGCTGGTGCCCGGTGGTTCCTCCGGCGGTTCGGCCGCGGCCGTTGCCGCGCATCTGTGCGCCGGCGCCACGGCAACCGACACCGGCGGCTCCATCCGCCAGCCTGCGGCCTTTACCGGCACCGTCGGCATCAAGCCTACTTATGGCCGTTGCTCGCGTTACGGCATCGTTGCTTATGCTTCCTCGCTCGATCAGGCCGGCCCGATCGCACGTGACGTGCGCGACGCCGCTATCCTGTTGAAGACGATGGCGAGCGTTGACGCAAAGGATACGACCTCCGTCGACCTGCCGGTGCCGGATTACGAAAAGGCCATCGGCCAGTCGCTCAAGGGCCTGAAGATCGGTATCCCCAGGGAATATCGCGTCGATGGCATGCCGGAAGAAATCGAAAAGCTCTGGGCAAAGGGCGTCGAATGGCTGCGCGATGCCGGTGCCGAAGTGGTGGATATCTCGCTGCCGCACACCAAATACGCGCTTCCGGCCTATTACATCGTCGCGCCCGCGGAAGCTTCGTCCAACCTCGCTCGTTATGACGGCGTACGTTACGGCCTGCGCGTGGACGGCAAGGACATTGCCGACATGTACGAGAAGAGCCGTGCAGCCGGTTTCGGCAAGGAAGTGCAGCGCCGTATCATGGTCGGCACCTACGTGCTTTCAGCCGGTTATTACGACGCCTATTACCTGAAGGCGCAAAAGGTCCGCACGCTGATCAAGCGCGATTTCGAAAACGTCTTCCATGAGGGCGTCGACGCCATTCTGGCGCCGATTACCCCGTCTTCCGCCTTCGCTGTCGGCGATGAGGAACTCGCTTCCGATCCCGTCAAGATGTACCTCCAGGACGTCTTCACCATCACGGTCAACATGGCCGGTCTTCCCGGTCTTTCGGTGCCTGCCGGCCTGGACGGCAAGGGCCTGCCGCTCGGCTTGCAGCTCATCGGCAAGCCTTTCGAAGAAGAGACGCTCTTCAAGACGGCGCATGCCATCGAGCAGGCTGCCGGCAAGTTCACGCCTGCCAAGTGGTGGTAA
- a CDS encoding TetR/AcrR family transcriptional regulator encodes MLATAEVISADKPEKRIKDRAATEKAIFEAARSLLAEEGFQGFGINAVARRAGCDKQLIYRYFGGLEGLIEAIGEDLGSWVKDRIPEDTGGMFLLTYGDLMEKLALYFMDALRSDPLVCKIIAWEVSDGSPQVRQLAEARAKSLGKWLERMRGSLAAPKGVDTAAVNAVLFAAIQHLVISAATSGQFAGVPLKSDKDWDKIATAVKRLVRGVYG; translated from the coding sequence ATGCTGGCGACCGCAGAGGTGATTTCAGCCGACAAGCCGGAAAAGCGCATCAAGGATCGCGCCGCGACCGAGAAGGCGATTTTTGAGGCGGCCCGGTCGCTTCTGGCCGAAGAGGGCTTTCAGGGTTTTGGCATCAATGCCGTTGCCCGCCGCGCCGGATGCGACAAGCAGCTGATCTACCGTTATTTCGGCGGTCTGGAAGGGTTGATCGAGGCGATCGGCGAGGATCTCGGATCCTGGGTAAAGGACCGTATTCCTGAAGATACTGGCGGCATGTTCCTGTTGACCTATGGCGATCTCATGGAAAAGCTGGCGCTTTATTTCATGGATGCGCTGCGCAGCGATCCTCTCGTCTGCAAGATCATTGCCTGGGAAGTGTCGGATGGCTCGCCGCAGGTCAGGCAGCTTGCCGAAGCCCGTGCCAAATCGCTCGGCAAATGGCTGGAGCGCATGCGCGGATCGCTGGCAGCACCCAAGGGCGTAGATACCGCAGCCGTCAATGCCGTGTTGTTCGCCGCCATCCAGCATCTCGTGATTTCCGCCGCCACCAGCGGCCAGTTCGCCGGTGTGCCGTTGAAGTCGGACAAGGACTGGGACAAGATTGCAACCGCCGTCAAAAGACTGGTGCGCGGCGTTTACGGCTGA
- the ruvX gene encoding Holliday junction resolvase RuvX yields the protein MAILTIEELAETLQPAQAIAGLDLGTKTIGLAMSDLSRRFATPRPVIKRVKFTRDAEVLLAFAEKEKVSAFIIGLPINMDGSAGPRAQATRAFVRTMGEKTALPFIFWDERLSTVAAERVLLEMDVSRAKRAERIDSAAASFILQGALDRLSALARATG from the coding sequence ATGGCGATACTTACCATCGAGGAGCTCGCGGAAACGCTTCAGCCGGCACAGGCGATTGCGGGCCTCGACCTTGGGACGAAAACCATCGGACTTGCCATGTCGGACCTGTCGCGGCGCTTCGCCACGCCGCGCCCCGTCATCAAACGGGTCAAATTCACTCGGGATGCCGAGGTGCTGCTGGCCTTTGCCGAAAAGGAAAAGGTATCCGCTTTCATCATCGGCCTGCCCATAAACATGGATGGATCGGCCGGACCACGCGCGCAGGCAACACGCGCCTTCGTTCGTACCATGGGGGAAAAAACCGCCCTGCCCTTCATTTTCTGGGATGAACGGCTTTCAACGGTCGCCGCCGAACGTGTGCTTCTGGAAATGGATGTCTCTCGCGCCAAACGGGCCGAACGCATCGATTCGGCAGCCGCAAGCTTCATTCTTCAGGGCGCGCTGGACAGGCTTTCGGCACTCGCCCGCGCAACGGGCTGA